The sequence CAAGCTTCACCGGATGAAGCAGGGGAAGGTCTCTGCCTGGACGATGAAGACGTTGGTGGACGCGATAGCCAACTCCGGCCTCACGACCCTCTCGAACGAGATAGACGAGGGGGACTACGACGGAGGAGGCACGGATAAGGAGATCAGGAACGAGGAGGAGGCCATTGCCGCTGCGTATCATATCTTCAGAAACGTAGCGAAGCCCGGTTGCAAGTGaggagctctctctctctctgtctccaTTGATTTTGATGCATTCGTTTCTTTATAACGATCGTCTCTTTGGTTGCAGGCACATCGAAGAACTTGATTTGAGTAGATTCATGATCAAGGAGGAAGTGGAATTCGTGTTTCCAATGATCGATGTGGCTGAGAGTGGCAAGATCGAAAGGAAAGCTCTGATAGAGTGGGTGGTAAGCAATGGCCTCTAATCTTAGACATTCAAAGGGGTGAGCATAATATCCGAAAAtcgaataaccgaaccgatccaaacTAAAATACGAaattttggttcgatttttCGATTCGGTTATGTTTTCTctgttttaaagaaaaaaaaatcattttttcagTTTGATTCGGTTCGGATTTTGCAAAaccgaaaaaaaattgaattatatacatacgtatatatatgtgtataatattaatattagtatttatatgaatatatacatatatttgtatAGGGAGTGGTTCGAATGAATTTGGgtgtatttttataaaatatgaatcattttTAGTCTTTAGATCGTAAAGATCTACAGCAAATCCATTACTTTGATTAATAAATTGATGGTTCAGAGTTCGAATACAttgaattcataattttttacaGCAAATTCATTGGGACCTTTGACTCATTTGAATCACTccttatttgtatatatatagattcttacttttaatattcatatcattttttttttcaagttttttggtttttgttcggttataattaattttttttatatatttaaaaaaaaaattacaaattcaattTGGTTTGATTTTAGCAAAAAAATTTATCCTCAATGTTCACCATCTCATCCAACGTTGCTTCTGTTTCGTGGTCGCGGCAGCTGAAGGTGTACAAGAGCCGGAAGGCACTAGCTCACGCCCTAAACGACACGAAAACGGCCGTGAAGCAGCTGAACAAGCTCGTCACGTCCGTTCTCGTGGTGATCATGGTGGTGGTGTGGCTGCTCCTCACCGGAGTCGCAACCACCAAAGTGCTCATCTTCTTCTCATCGCAGCTCGTCCTCGCAGCCTTCGTGTTCGGGAACACGTGCAGGACCATCTTCGAAGCCATCATCTTCGTGTTTGTGATGCACCCTTTTGATGTCGGTGATCGCTGCCTCGTCGATGGCACTCAGGTAATTACTCGACGAGCTCCCATAAAAAACGCGCTCTCTCAATCAAGCCATCGTCTCTGCCTCATGTTTAGCTCTTTATGCttaaagtttattaaatttatgtctatatatattgtatagatttttaattttgtttaagtaATTGAGTTcaattaaagtttttattttaaaacttaatCAATTTAGGATTTGAATGTTATATGTATTATATCTTCAAATTATCTTAATAAGTGATGGATAAGATGCTAGGACATAATACATAACTTAAATTTTGATGGCATAAAAAGTTCTAAgacaaatttttcaaaaaataatttgttttGATAGTTAAAGACAAAATGATGTTTCGACGTTGTTTTACTAAAATacctataaataatactccgtTCGTCCTATTTTAATAGGCTCATTTCTTTTAGGTACGCAGATTAAGAAATTTACTTTTTAGAAGAAAACGAGCATATTCTAGTGggacgtctcaaaaaaaaaacaagtcaACTAGAGTGGGACGGAACaagtataaatttaataaaaaaaattcaaaatacggtcatctttttctttattattattatatagccCCTTTAACGAAAAATCCTGGCTCCGTCACTGTCTGCAGATGATCGTGGAGGAGATGAACATCCTATCAACGGTCTTCCTCAAGTTCGACAACACGAAGATATACTACCCGAACAACGTGCTCGCCACCAAGGCCGTGAGCAACTTCTACCGGAGCCCGGACATGGGGGACTCGTTCGAGTTCTGCATCGATTTCAAGACCCCATTGGAGAAGATAGGGCATTTGAAGGAGGAGATCAAGAGGTACCTAGAGAGAAACCACCACCATTGGCATCCCAACCACAATGTGGTGGTGAAGGAGATCGAGAGCATGAACAAGATCAAGATGGTTGTGTTCTTCAACCACACCATGAATTTTCAAGATTACGGTGAGAAGAGCCGGCGTCGCACCGGGCTCGTGCTCGAGATGAAGAGGATCTTTGAAGAGCTGAGAATCGGCTATGATCTCCTCCCACAGCAAGTGCATCTCGTCGATTCCAAAAGGCAAGAATATGCCTAGTTTACTACAAGTGCATTGTTGTTTGAAGAGTAAAACGACGCCGTATCGACTTGGTGAATGCATGTAGATCAAGGAAGAATTAGTGTAAAGCTTTAGGCCATGGAGAGGTAGAAGTATCAATTAAGTTGAGtgattctctatctctctcttgtATGTTGTTGGCTAAATTTTCTATCTAATGCTCCTATATAATTATGCACATGATATGTATTTTAGAGTTCGTTATTTAAATAATCATTGCCATTAATTAGAATTATAAGttgttattaataaataaaaaagttatttttCAGTGTGCGCGTGTTGGTCAAACGACAAACGGTAGAGGTTTTAATGCTTGAGGCCATAGTTATTGGATTTGAATtcactttaaattttttttatttaatactgttaatctATCGAAAAGAAAAAAGTTCCAACATGTATTAATTAATCATGTATTAGTCGCATGAAGGTTTCAGCTAGAATCGCATTTTATAGGTGGGAGGGGCTTATTTGCAAAATCATGAAAGACGGAGGGATTTAGTTGCAAATAAGCTATTATTACATCCATCGTAGATTGCGATTGGAGGGCTAAGATTTAAAGGAGAAACAAAGAGCTATTCTTTCAATCTcctttaatttcaaagtttgaTTAAGGCGATTTGATAGTCTTCTTGTTCATGTGTTTGTAAATCGATAGTTTGGATCATTGAATAAAAGCTAAACATTTCCTTggcccgtggacgtagatcccTTGTgaatcgaaccacgtaaac comes from Salvia miltiorrhiza cultivar Shanhuang (shh) chromosome 3, IMPLAD_Smil_shh, whole genome shotgun sequence and encodes:
- the LOC131015340 gene encoding mechanosensitive ion channel protein 10-like isoform X1; this encodes MNTSNDDVIISIHEKEFTIKEAAKNPKIPKCKSPSLSRSYSKPKSRFGEQSVPIDGNVAEDRADPATRADESQETPPASSPGGVGGLDKDEEIYEKVSSMRKLKYRKVRVKISIEWCLFLVILGCLILSSTVESLEHLTVWELRVSRWLVLVLVTFSGMLVTRWLMHFVVLLIELNYLLKKKVLYFVHGLKKSVQFCIWLSLVLLTWILLFREKARRSRLATRVVGFVTWSIASLLIGSFLWVIKTLLLKILASSFNVNTFFDRIQESTFHQYILMTLSAPPALLEEAASSNDGEKMMKMTKNTKIDVNKLHRMKQGKVSAWTMKTLVDAIANSGLTTLSNEIDEGDYDGGGTDKEIRNEEEAIAAAYHIFRNVAKPGCKHIEELDLSRFMIKEEVEFVFPMIDVAESGKIERKALIEWVLKVYKSRKALAHALNDTKTAVKQLNKLVTSVLVVIMVVVWLLLTGVATTKVLIFFSSQLVLAAFVFGNTCRTIFEAIIFVFVMHPFDVGDRCLVDGTQMIVEEMNILSTVFLKFDNTKIYYPNNVLATKAVSNFYRSPDMGDSFEFCIDFKTPLEKIGHLKEEIKRYLERNHHHWHPNHNVVVKEIESMNKIKMVVFFNHTMNFQDYGEKSRRRTGLVLEMKRIFEELRIGYDLLPQQVHLVDSKRQEYA
- the LOC131015340 gene encoding mechanosensitive ion channel protein 10-like isoform X2, which codes for MNTSNDDVIISIHEKEFTIKEAAKNPKIPKCKSPSLSRSYSKPKSRFGEQSVPIDGNVAEDRADPATRADESQETPPASSPGGVGGLDKDEEIYEKVSSMRKLKYRKVRVKISIEWCLFLVILGCLILSSTVESLEHLTVWELRVSRWLVLVLVTFSGMLVTRWLMHFVVLLIELNYLLKKVLYFVHGLKKSVQFCIWLSLVLLTWILLFREKARRSRLATRVVGFVTWSIASLLIGSFLWVIKTLLLKILASSFNVNTFFDRIQESTFHQYILMTLSAPPALLEEAASSNDGEKMMKMTKNTKIDVNKLHRMKQGKVSAWTMKTLVDAIANSGLTTLSNEIDEGDYDGGGTDKEIRNEEEAIAAAYHIFRNVAKPGCKHIEELDLSRFMIKEEVEFVFPMIDVAESGKIERKALIEWVLKVYKSRKALAHALNDTKTAVKQLNKLVTSVLVVIMVVVWLLLTGVATTKVLIFFSSQLVLAAFVFGNTCRTIFEAIIFVFVMHPFDVGDRCLVDGTQMIVEEMNILSTVFLKFDNTKIYYPNNVLATKAVSNFYRSPDMGDSFEFCIDFKTPLEKIGHLKEEIKRYLERNHHHWHPNHNVVVKEIESMNKIKMVVFFNHTMNFQDYGEKSRRRTGLVLEMKRIFEELRIGYDLLPQQVHLVDSKRQEYA